AATGTCCTCAAGCCCTTGGATGATGGGCCGAGGCATCCGAATCGTCTCCCAAGTCGAGGCTAGCGAGAAGTCTCCTCGCCGGGATAACGTCCATTGCGGGATGTCCGGCACCCCGGATAGGATCGGGGTGTTACAAATTTGATCAATGATCTGTTGAGGGAGGCTAGCCTGGTCATGAAGTAATTGTAGTTTAGGGACATCCCATGCGCCATCCGTGATGAATTCCGAGACGGTCGTCACGGGCTGCCCTGCTCATCGAAACAGAGCCCCGCGAGAGGATCTTTGCCGAGCCATatatcatcccaaaagtagatcGTTCCATGCCCAACTAGCCACCGAATGTGCGGGTGAGCATGAACCCAAGCTTTGGCCAGCCTCTTCCACGTCGGGCTATTCCTGCCCGTGGTTCTCGAAGAAAGAGGCGAGGAGGCGGCGCAATACTTTTTCATCATGTAACGTGCCCATAAGGAACTTTGTTCTCGGAAGCTCCACCAGAGTTTACTGTTGAAGGCTAGTAGGACATCGGTGAACTTACGAATCCCGAGCCCTCCCTCATTGATGGGAAGACACATTTGGTCCCAACTGATCCAATGAGTCTGTTTTCTTTCAGTCGTCGAGCCCCAAAAGAAACATGCCAGTTGCTGGTCAAGAAGCTTAAGGGTACCAGCTGTTGGCTCTATGGCTTGGAATAGGTGGATAGGAACCCCCTCAAGGGTGCTCTTAATGAGAGTTAACCTCCCTCCAAAGGATAAGTGGCGATGCGCCCATCCGGATATCCTCCTAGCAATCATCTCACGAATGAACATGGACATTTCCGTGCGCTTGACTCCACAGTATATGGTGACCCCCAAGTAGAGGAAGGGGAAAGACCCACGAGCAAAACCACATTCACTTTGGATTGCATGCGCCCATTGCTCGTGTGCTTCGGCAATATAGAAGTTACTTTTAGCGAGGTTGATCTGTTTCCTGGAGACCCCCTCATACCCGTCAAGACACGCTCTAAGCCGGCGCAAAGGGTTTGAGGTTGCTTGggtgaaaataataatatcatcgGCATAGGCTAAATGGCTGATTTCCATGCACCTCTTGGAGGCTTTAAAGGTCGTCTCCTTCTTGCCAAGAATAAGCTTGCCGAGGGCCCTAGAAAGATAATCTGCAGCAATCACGAAAAGTGCCGGGGAGATGGGGTCTCCTTGTCTGAGCCCTCGAGTAGATTTGAAGAACCCGACTGGGGCACCATTAATAAGGACTGAGAACCAGCATGATCCAATACATCGTTTAATAATGCCTATCCAAGTATCCGAAAAACCCATGCGCCGGAGTACCTTGATCAAAAAGCTCCATTGCACCCTATCATAAGCCTTGGCCATATCGATCTTAATAGCCACATTCGGTGCTGGGGAACACCTTGCTAACtcgtggaacatctcttgggcgaGAAGGACGTTTTCGTGTAGAAGCCAACCCTTCACGAACCCGCTCTGGTTAGGGGAGATTACCTGAGGCAAATAAGGAGCAAGACTCGCGGTTAGTACTTTTGTAATGATATTGTTAAAGACAATACATAAGCTTATGGGGCGATAGTCGGCCCATGTCTCGGGCGAGGCCTTCTTCGGGATAAGGACAATGTTGGTAGCCATGACACTTCGAGAATGGTATGCCCCAAGAAAAAACTACTTTATAGCTTCCACAACATCCGTTCCAATGATCCCCCAACAAGTTTGATAGAAGACGACCGAAAAGCCGTCCGGGCCTAGTGCACTGTCCCCGAAGATGTCAAACACCGCTTTCTTCACCTCCTTAGGGTCCGGTGGGTTGTGTAGCTCCTCTAGGTCCGTTGAGGGGGGAAGTTGTTGGATTAGATCAAGGTCCGGTTCCTCAAGTGTCGGGGTGTCCAGGGCAAGGAGGCTCCGAAAGAACTCAATCGCTGAGTGCCGTATCTCTGTTTCATTCGCAATCTCCCGGCCATCCACATTAATGGAGTGTATTCGTAGTCTAactctcttctgcttcacccagctttggtagaaacTGGTGTTCTTATCACCATCCGCAAGCCATATTAGTGCGGCCTTTTGCctccagaagtcctcctccatccgAAGTGGGAGAATATACTCGGCAATGCTCTTGTTGATCTCAGTCCTATTCCGAGGCGTGTCAGCCTCAAAGTCGGCTTGAGCTTGCGCGATCCCTTCCTTCTTCGCTTTGAGGTTGGCATGTATATTGCCAAAGACTTCCTTGTTCCAAGCCTTAAGGGCTTTTTGCTCCTAGCAAGCTTAGTTTGGAGATTCAGGAGCCCACTCGCCCCCGTCGGTTGACCCCAAATATCTTGAACtaagttcaagaagccatcatgccggacccacatgttttggaatcgGAAGGCACTACCCCCCGAAAGAGGCCTCGACATCTTGCACCTAGCGAGTATCGGACCATGGTCCGAGGAGACCCTTGGGAGATTAGTCACCCTTGTTGCCTCAAACGCGTTGGTCCATGCCTCACTAACAAACATCCTGTCCAGCCTTTCAAACAAaccattcttggcccatgtgaaCTCCGCACCATCAAACCCTGGGTCAAGAAGCCTACAATCTTCAATGGCTTCggcaaaatcaatcatctcAGCTTGCCTATTGGTCTCACTCCCAACCTTGTCTTCATGGGCAAGGATCGTGTTAAAATCCCCTCCAATCAGCCACGGTGTTCCTTCCGTCCGAGTTGAAATCTCCCTCATTTTATCCCACAAAGGGTGTCACTCCAATCTATTACACTTAGCATAGACCGCCGAGATGGAAATATGGTTCGCCATGCGGTGCGAGGTGAGCCTTCCATGTAGGACTTGATCCAAATCTTCCTCAATGTCAAAAGTGGCTCCATCCTCGGCAAAAATCCAGATTTTGCCGGATGTGTTTGATCCTTTGAAAGTTAGGCCCAACACCTTAGAGTACCGGTCCGGGTTGGGATTAGTTagtggctccattattgcaagaaacatgACATTATAACACTTgattagtctttttaggacgttttgggtcggCGCATTAGCGACTCCCctagcgttccaaaacatgaaattgtaaGACATGATTAGCAAGGTAGGGTCGTACCCGGAAGGTTTGAAGGCCCTCCTTTAAATATGACAATCTGTTGGTCTTCCTCCCTTGTGTGGTCCCCGACGTCAATTTGCAAGGGGGTGTCCTTAGGATGTACACCAAGGGTTTGGATATCCATTTCCACCGCGTCCATCTCGCCACATCCATCAACGTCAAATTTCCCATTGGCGTCCAAATGAGTAGCGTCCCCCTTATCATGGTTCAAGGGCACTGAAAAGATAGAGCTTTTGCATTTGGGGCTCGTAATCGGGGAGCCATCTTCCTCCCCGAAATCGATCCTCTTCCTTAGTTGTTTGTCTTCGGGGAGTGGAAATGGGACGAATCTCTTCTGACCGTTCCCTTTGGTAGACGGGGCCGGGGTACTCCTTCGCGCCTTGAGTTTTGCTTTGGCACCCTTCAATGCCAATTTCTTGGAAGGTTGCTTCGGGGAAGTTGGTTCCTTCGAGCTAAATGTCATTTGATGGTCCGAGAGGGTTCGCTCTCCCTCGGGGGATGGTGTGTCACTCGGCGGGTCGTCCGGCATGGCCGGGAGTGCAGCAAGGTTGCTCGAGAAGAAGGCTTGGGTGAGATCGGGACGGTTGTTGTGGGGGTGGCTAGGAGGGAGCCGGGTGGTGAGGGAGAACACGCTTTGAATGAAAGGAAAGGTAGGGTTGTCACGGCCGGAGGGATTGAGACGCCGGGGAGACCGTGGGGAGAGTGTGGCCGGCGGAGGATGGTGTTGTCGACGAGGGTGGGAGTGGTGCGAGGTGACGGTCGGTCACGGCCGACGGGTGACGGGGTGGCGGAGGTTGAGTAGGCGTGGGACAATAGGTGTATGatttttagagagaaggaggagcttctcacACTAAGAATCAGCCTCACATGACAGTTCTATATATGAGATTACTTTGCCAACAAATaaaccttttgaatcgaaatTACCGATGAGCGTCACTATTTAGCGCTTTTTTGTTTGGTAGTGATAGAATCAGATAGTGTCATGAGATATTAGAGAGTACTAATAGATATCTATGTAATCTTGTATTGGATTCTAGTGGATTGGTTTTTCTAAATTATGAGTCCTATTAAGCCGATCATATATAGGAAACAAACATAGAAAACACTCCGCCTCTGCCTCGTTTACTATGTTATAAAATTTCTTATCAGAATATATTTCAACAGATAAACTTACTTATTACCATCTATTATCCAGgcacaagatttgaaaaatcaaGTACTCCATATTATAGTTGACTCattttccatttcgggaagttttctcatagttgagtcatttccatatataataattttttttatttcttactttactctttcttactttattccctctgtTTTTTCCCcctcttatttttttatctatttatttaacacactcaataTCCCTTTTTTAAACTGCGTGCCAAAAAGTTTTGAGATAATAGAGGGATggtgtgaatcaaattgtagtcCTATAATGCATTATCTTAACATACTTTTGAGTCCAACAAACCTTCCTTTCACGTAACCAACCTGATATGAGACCGTCTCACCAGTCAGTAGAGTATATGTCACCTTTTGAGTTTGTGTCTAGGTAGAacctcaacccaagcgtggtagctaaccaacctttacagattatcaccacaatcacaTTTCGCACTCGTCCATCTCTGTAGGATTCGACCCTTGCTCCACTagactagccagtagaagtgtgTTGAGGAAATTGTTGATACGGTCACTGTGCCATCGACATGACTAAGTTGGGAATCACCTCCTGATCAGTGAATACACGagcctgcacaaacctgctctttcaatattatacacaaaatacacacacacttacacaacctataaaaaaaatacaagcaCTGTACACGCAAAACACAGATAATGCGCTCAATGTTGTGAAAATCAGGCTCAGGCCGCGATTAGAGTGTGGGGCGTTCAGGGCACGCCTGTAGTCGCCCCAGCCCTGGCCGAACGATATTGATGGGGTGGGCTGGGGCGGCTGAAGTGCACGCGGGGCGACGGTGGGGCGTCGGCTGTTTTTAGGtgtcttaaagaaaacaattaaTGGCAGTGGTGCAGCTTTTTAGgtctattaaataaataaaataagtctATCTCTTTGTTTCTCTCTCCTAAAGAAAGCATTTAGTAAAGACATCTCTCTCTTCTTATAGGTGCCTACTCGCCTACTGATACTATTATATAGTATTATGCTTCTAGTAAATTTCGTATAGGTATAGTCTTATAGTCTTATGCTTCTAGGCTAATGCAAGTAGACCAATGCAAGTACACCCCTCCATGTGACGCCTAGGCTAGAGGATGGGTtggcatgtgactcacaaaagaaggaaaagacaaAGGTTACTTTGCTTgggcaagagaatgatggtccatttgaggtaaatgccattttgaattcaaattcagcaCCATGTGCTATCCACACCCAATTCGGCATTGATGGAGACAAGAGGGACCATGGCACCGACGGCCGGCCGCCGGAGTACCCGCCGGAAAACCTGGTCCCGCCGGCGAATGCATGGAAGGAGGCTAAAAACTTGTTCGCTCATGGGGGCACGGGGTGCATGGTggaagactttgaaggtacaccttatctctcctttaccgatgttgaaacggaatatctctcagagaaactaggactagccattgttgggaagttttcccactcacttccttcttctttccaaattcaaaaaagcttaGGGGGTATGTGACTAGTTggttctttcacttggaaatacttgaatgccaagcacatcctacttcaattccaagatatggctgattatgctaaggtcttaagtggccctaatgggagtccggtttggtttgttgacattcacccaatgagggtgttcaaatgggcaccggactttgatacgttctttgagtcgcccATCGTTGCCGTATGGTGCAATATCATGGGACTACCGGCCCATCTTTTTGAGGAATCGAccctcatggcgatcggcaagctaCTAGGCAAGCCGTTACAAGCGGACCATGCCAAAATCAATCAAACCCGGCTCTCttttgctaggatatgtgttgagattgatatctccaaccccccgacggaggagatcatgctaaacatcctaggcaaaaattcaagacacaaagtagcatgggaccgtatcccattgttttgcgagaattgtaagcatgttgggcatgtcattgatgagtgtcatgcgttgGGAAGGAAGGGTCGTGTTGGAGGAAAGGATTACCGAACACCAACCAAGGCGTTCTACCCTAGCCACGATCACAAGATCATCCGTCGAGAATGGCGTCCAAAGGTGGCGATTAGGGTTGGCACCTCACTGAACATTGATCacacgaaaaaggaaaaagatagtggcAACCAAGAGAAGAACAAGGAGGGTACAATAAACATcgatccgttggctcctcgagcgccccttgggagtcaaccaagcatGGATGAGGATagattccaattggtgtcgaggaagaggaaaggcaaggcacATAAGGGAGACATGCACTCCAAAGCTCAACACATCGACAATTTGCATTTGAAAGACAATGTTGCCACGGTGTCATTCGATC
This sequence is a window from Salvia splendens isolate huo1 chromosome 5, SspV2, whole genome shotgun sequence. Protein-coding genes within it:
- the LOC121804043 gene encoding uncharacterized protein LOC121804043 — encoded protein: MREISTRTEGTPWLIGGDFNTILAHEDKVGSETNRQAEMIDFAEAIEDCRLLDPGFDGAEFTWAKNGLFERLDRMFVSEAWTNAFEATREQKALKAWNKEVFGNIHANLKAKKEGIAQAQADFEADTPRNRTEINKSIAEYILPLRMEEDFWRQKAALIWLADGDKNTSFYQSWVKQKRVRLRIHSINVDGREIANETEIRHSAIEFFRSLLALDTPTLEEPDLDLIQQLPPSTDLEELHNPPDPKEVKKAVFDIFGDSALGPDGFSVVFYQTCWGIIGTDVVEAIK